One Cervus canadensis isolate Bull #8, Minnesota chromosome 12, ASM1932006v1, whole genome shotgun sequence DNA window includes the following coding sequences:
- the ZNF16 gene encoding zinc finger protein 16 isoform X2 — MTPMHRRSQPCPASEYALKRQQWSSQFLDHPLGPLEPRPVWSDAPAKTHPGSALHGSLCCGDAEPGTTSPHHQQPGWDTRTKGQEFVQKEDTSKDLESQVEISDSSGSDAPQTPELGGLRGGVEERDWGVLEDERQMHCPHQEAAFTLVQMLLRSPSGARGVDCDEIKSSCSRSPSPVECQGPPAEGRPHPCGIQSLPCSLDLPSCTGLHVAESPFICSECGKTFQGDSDLTQHQTVHPGHKSFICNKCGRLFSTHTVFLQHQLTHHGEKLHVSSECGKAFCQSPSLKKHQKSHVSEKPYECSECGKTFRRSSNLTQHQRIHSGEKPYVCHACGKAFRRSSNLVKHQRVHTGEKPFECTECGRAFSQSSHVRKHQRVHTGERPYSCSECGKPFSRVSNLIKHHRVHTGEKPYKCSDCGKAFSQSSSLIQHRRIHTGEKPHVCAVCGKAFSYSSVLRKHQIIHTGEKPYACGVCGKAFSHSSALVQHQGVHTGDKPYECRECGKTFGRSSNLILHQRVHTGEKPYECTECGKTFSQSSTLIQHQRIHNGLKPHECNQCGKAFNRSSNLIHHQKVHTGEKPYTCVACGKGFSQSSHLIQHQIIHTGERPYQCGECGKSFSQRSVLIQHQRIHTGVKPYDCTACGKAFSQRSKLTKHQLIHTRE; from the exons ATGACTCCGATGCACCGGCG GTCTCAGCCATGCCCAGCCTCAGAGTATGCTCTGAAGAGGCAGCAGTGGAGCTCTCAGTTCCTGGACCATCCCCTTGGACCCCTAGAGCCCAGGCCTGTGTGGAGTGATGCTCCTGCCAAGACCCACCCTGGATCTGCACTTCATGGTTCCCTCTGTTGTGGTGACGCTGAGCCAGGAACCACCTCCCCTCACCATCAGCAGCCAG GCTGGGACACCAGGACTAAGGGCCAGGAGTTTGTTCAGAAGGAAGACACTTCTAAGGACTTGGAATCACAGGTAGAAATATCAGACAGCTCTGGCAGTGATGCTCCCCAGACACCTGAGCTTGGAGGACTCCGTGGTGGTGTAGAAGAAAGAGACTGGGGGGTCCTTGAGGATGAGAGGCAGATGCACTGCCCTCACCAGGAGGCGGCCTTCACTCTAGTGCAGATGCTTCTCAGGAGCCCCTCAGGAGCGAGAGGGGTGGACTGTGATGAAATCAAGAGCAGCTGCAGCCGGAGCCCAAGCCCAGTGGAGTGTCAGGGGCCTCCTGCAGAGGGGAGGCCCCATCCATGTGGCATACAGAGCCTGCCCTGCAGCCTGGACCTGCCCAGCTGCACAGGACTTCACGTGGCCGAAAGCCCGTTCATATGCAGCGAGTGTGGGAAAACCTTCCAAGGAGACTCCGATCTTACTCAGCATCAGACAGTGCACCCTGGACACAAGTCCTTCATCTGTAACAAGTGTGGAAGGCtctttagcacacacacagtcttccTCCAGCACCAGCTCACCCACCATGGGGAGAAGCTGCATGTGTCTTCTGAgtgtgggaaggccttctgccAGAGCCCCAGCCTTAAAAAGCACCAGAAGTCCCATGTGAGCGAGAAGCCCTATGAATGCAGTGAGTGCGGGAAGACCTTCAGGCGCAGCTCCAACCTCACCCAGCACCAGAGAATCCACTCTGGCGAGAAGCCGTACGTGTGTCATGCCTGTGGAAAGGCCTTCAGGCGCAGCTCCAACCTTGTCAAGCACCAGAGGGtccacacaggggagaagccctttGAGTGTACTGAGTGTGGGAGGGCCTTCAGCCAAAGCTCACACGTGAGGAAGCACCAGAGGGTCCATACCGGGGAGAGGCCTTACTCATGTAGTGAGTGTGGCAAGCCCTTCAGCCGGGTGTCCAACCTCATCAAACACCACAGGGTCCACACGGGGGAGAAGCCCTACAAGTGCAGTGACTGTGGGAAGGCCTTCAGCCAGAGCTCGAGCCTCATCCAGCACCGGAGGATCCACACCGGGGAGAAGCctcatgtgtgtgctgtgtgtggcaAGGCCTTCAGCTACAGCTCGGTGCTCCGAAAGCACCAGATCATCCACACGGGGGAGAAGCCGTATGCGTGCGGCGTCTGTGGGAAGGCCTTCAGCCACAGCTCTGCACTCGTGCAGCACCAGGGTGTGCACACAGGTGACAAGCCCTACGAGTGCCGCGAGTGTGGAAAGACCTTTGGCCGCAGCTCCAACCTCATCCTGCACCAGCGGGTCCACAcgggggagaagccctatgaatgCACTGAGTGTGGGAAAACCTTCAGCCAGAGCTCAACTCTCATTCAGCATCAGAGGATCCATAACGGGTTGAAACCCCACGAGTGTAACCAGTGTGGCAAAGCCTTCAACCGGAGCTCCAACCTCATCCACCACCAGAAGgtccacactggagagaagccctacACCTGCGTCGCGTGTGGGAAGGGCTTCAGCCAGAGCTCGCACCTCATTCAGCACCAGATCATCCACACGGGCGAGAGGCCCTATCAGTGCGGTGAGTGTGGGAAGTCCTTCAGCCAGCGCTCCGTTCTCATCCAGCACCAGCGGATCCACACTGGGGTGAAGCCCTATGACTGCACGGCTTGTGGAAAAGCCTTCAGCCAGCGGTCAAAGTTGACCAAGCACCAGTTGATCCACACCAGGGAGTGA
- the ZNF16 gene encoding zinc finger protein 16 isoform X1, which yields MSALSQCSPYLCTVSPSGHARSQPCPASEYALKRQQWSSQFLDHPLGPLEPRPVWSDAPAKTHPGSALHGSLCCGDAEPGTTSPHHQQPGWDTRTKGQEFVQKEDTSKDLESQVEISDSSGSDAPQTPELGGLRGGVEERDWGVLEDERQMHCPHQEAAFTLVQMLLRSPSGARGVDCDEIKSSCSRSPSPVECQGPPAEGRPHPCGIQSLPCSLDLPSCTGLHVAESPFICSECGKTFQGDSDLTQHQTVHPGHKSFICNKCGRLFSTHTVFLQHQLTHHGEKLHVSSECGKAFCQSPSLKKHQKSHVSEKPYECSECGKTFRRSSNLTQHQRIHSGEKPYVCHACGKAFRRSSNLVKHQRVHTGEKPFECTECGRAFSQSSHVRKHQRVHTGERPYSCSECGKPFSRVSNLIKHHRVHTGEKPYKCSDCGKAFSQSSSLIQHRRIHTGEKPHVCAVCGKAFSYSSVLRKHQIIHTGEKPYACGVCGKAFSHSSALVQHQGVHTGDKPYECRECGKTFGRSSNLILHQRVHTGEKPYECTECGKTFSQSSTLIQHQRIHNGLKPHECNQCGKAFNRSSNLIHHQKVHTGEKPYTCVACGKGFSQSSHLIQHQIIHTGERPYQCGECGKSFSQRSVLIQHQRIHTGVKPYDCTACGKAFSQRSKLTKHQLIHTRE from the exons ATGAGTGCCTTGAGTCAGTGTTCTCCCTACTTGTGCACGGTCTCTCCAAGTGGCCACGCCAG GTCTCAGCCATGCCCAGCCTCAGAGTATGCTCTGAAGAGGCAGCAGTGGAGCTCTCAGTTCCTGGACCATCCCCTTGGACCCCTAGAGCCCAGGCCTGTGTGGAGTGATGCTCCTGCCAAGACCCACCCTGGATCTGCACTTCATGGTTCCCTCTGTTGTGGTGACGCTGAGCCAGGAACCACCTCCCCTCACCATCAGCAGCCAG GCTGGGACACCAGGACTAAGGGCCAGGAGTTTGTTCAGAAGGAAGACACTTCTAAGGACTTGGAATCACAGGTAGAAATATCAGACAGCTCTGGCAGTGATGCTCCCCAGACACCTGAGCTTGGAGGACTCCGTGGTGGTGTAGAAGAAAGAGACTGGGGGGTCCTTGAGGATGAGAGGCAGATGCACTGCCCTCACCAGGAGGCGGCCTTCACTCTAGTGCAGATGCTTCTCAGGAGCCCCTCAGGAGCGAGAGGGGTGGACTGTGATGAAATCAAGAGCAGCTGCAGCCGGAGCCCAAGCCCAGTGGAGTGTCAGGGGCCTCCTGCAGAGGGGAGGCCCCATCCATGTGGCATACAGAGCCTGCCCTGCAGCCTGGACCTGCCCAGCTGCACAGGACTTCACGTGGCCGAAAGCCCGTTCATATGCAGCGAGTGTGGGAAAACCTTCCAAGGAGACTCCGATCTTACTCAGCATCAGACAGTGCACCCTGGACACAAGTCCTTCATCTGTAACAAGTGTGGAAGGCtctttagcacacacacagtcttccTCCAGCACCAGCTCACCCACCATGGGGAGAAGCTGCATGTGTCTTCTGAgtgtgggaaggccttctgccAGAGCCCCAGCCTTAAAAAGCACCAGAAGTCCCATGTGAGCGAGAAGCCCTATGAATGCAGTGAGTGCGGGAAGACCTTCAGGCGCAGCTCCAACCTCACCCAGCACCAGAGAATCCACTCTGGCGAGAAGCCGTACGTGTGTCATGCCTGTGGAAAGGCCTTCAGGCGCAGCTCCAACCTTGTCAAGCACCAGAGGGtccacacaggggagaagccctttGAGTGTACTGAGTGTGGGAGGGCCTTCAGCCAAAGCTCACACGTGAGGAAGCACCAGAGGGTCCATACCGGGGAGAGGCCTTACTCATGTAGTGAGTGTGGCAAGCCCTTCAGCCGGGTGTCCAACCTCATCAAACACCACAGGGTCCACACGGGGGAGAAGCCCTACAAGTGCAGTGACTGTGGGAAGGCCTTCAGCCAGAGCTCGAGCCTCATCCAGCACCGGAGGATCCACACCGGGGAGAAGCctcatgtgtgtgctgtgtgtggcaAGGCCTTCAGCTACAGCTCGGTGCTCCGAAAGCACCAGATCATCCACACGGGGGAGAAGCCGTATGCGTGCGGCGTCTGTGGGAAGGCCTTCAGCCACAGCTCTGCACTCGTGCAGCACCAGGGTGTGCACACAGGTGACAAGCCCTACGAGTGCCGCGAGTGTGGAAAGACCTTTGGCCGCAGCTCCAACCTCATCCTGCACCAGCGGGTCCACAcgggggagaagccctatgaatgCACTGAGTGTGGGAAAACCTTCAGCCAGAGCTCAACTCTCATTCAGCATCAGAGGATCCATAACGGGTTGAAACCCCACGAGTGTAACCAGTGTGGCAAAGCCTTCAACCGGAGCTCCAACCTCATCCACCACCAGAAGgtccacactggagagaagccctacACCTGCGTCGCGTGTGGGAAGGGCTTCAGCCAGAGCTCGCACCTCATTCAGCACCAGATCATCCACACGGGCGAGAGGCCCTATCAGTGCGGTGAGTGTGGGAAGTCCTTCAGCCAGCGCTCCGTTCTCATCCAGCACCAGCGGATCCACACTGGGGTGAAGCCCTATGACTGCACGGCTTGTGGAAAAGCCTTCAGCCAGCGGTCAAAGTTGACCAAGCACCAGTTGATCCACACCAGGGAGTGA